The Methanosphaera sp. WGK6 nucleotide sequence ATGATCAGATAATACTATGACTTCATAATTACGTGAAACATCCTTTATTGCATGATTAATATGTTTAAACTGTTTATCAATTTGACGAAGTGCATAAAAAGCATCATAATCCCTAATACCAGAATGATGAGCAATTTCATCATAACCCATATAGGTTGTATAAATCACGTCATATTTTGCAGAATAAATATCACCAATAAGTGAAAATGTTGAAGCCTCCCTCATAACAACATTAGCTCCAGCACGGGCAACATAATAAAACAAACCCCTGACATTAAGACAAGGTTTTATGTTTTTAAACAAATGAATTAATCTTGAAATAAATTCTAAGATAATATCCCATATGAATAAAAGTAATAACCTTGCTATGAAAAAAGGTGTTGAATAAAGTGAATACCATGCACGACTTCCAAGACTTCTAATAGAACCAAAACTACTAAAAGTTAATAAAGTATCCTTTGCATCCCCTGAAAACAAATTACACCTACTTGCACCATTAAATGAAAGTAAACCTTCACCATTAGAAATACGACTTTCAATTAAAGCAGCATCATTAAATCCATTTGATGATACTATATGATTATTATTTATTTTTTCAATCCAACGGAATGCTGGAATATTATCATTATTTCCATGTAAAATACCTGCTTGAGAAGCACCAGTTTGACTAGATAAATCTGTTTCCCACGTAGTTAATTTATGAGAACCATCAACAAGCCATCCTTTAAGTGTTGGCATATCTCCTCTTTCTATTGCTTCATCTAATATATCTCTTGCAAGACCATCAATTTCTAAGAAAATAAATCCTGTTGAATTGGAGTTATTACTATTTTCTGAATTTCTTTTAAGAACATACCTATAATAAGTACTGTCCTCATCAATATCAAGAACAATAGTTAAAAGAGCATTAATTATTCCAATGAGAAATGGAATTGTAAATAACGAAAAACCAGTTATATTAACACCAGTTGTAAAAAATCCAATACACCATATGAATAACCCATCTATTAAAAATGTACCAAATCCTAATGTAATTACAATGAAAGGTAAAGATAAATAAGATACTATTGGCCAAAGAATTACATTAATAATAGATAAACCTAAAATAATAATAAAAGCAGTCCTAAAATTAGGTAATATAAAACCAAAATGTCTTGATAAAATAAAAAATAACAAAACTTCTAAGAATAAGAAAATAATCATTTTAATTATCCTGATAAAATTAGATTTAAATGTATTTATCATTTTTATTTTCCCCAGAATAATTAATTATAAAAAAAAAAGATTATAAGAGAATCTACTCTCCTATAACTAAATTACTTAAAATTCAATGTAATCGTAACCTTCAGCACCTTCATCAAAGGAGTAGTGAACTTTTGTGAAGTTTTGCATGAAATCAGTTACATCTTCTGTTACATCTTTTCCATCCATTACAACTTGTTTAATGAATTCAGCAACTTGAGTCATGTCATCTTCTTTGAATCCACGGTGTGTTAGTTCTTGAGATCCCATTCTTATACCTGATGGATTACTACTATTGTTAACATCATCCCATGGGAGTAAGTTTTTATTTAAGATGATATTATTATTTTGTAATGTTTTAGCCATTTCAGATACATCACCAAGTTCAGAAACATCCATTGCTACTTGATGTGATTCTGTGAATCCTTGTTCTTCACATAATACATTGAAACCTAATTCATATAAACTTTGAGCTAAAGCTTTAGCATTTTTTATTGTTTGTTTAGCATAAGCTTCACCGAATTCAAGCATTTCAGCTGTAGCAATTCCTAAACCTGCCATGTGATGGAGGTGGTGGTTACTTACTAAACCTGGGAATACACAGTTGTCAATTTTTTTATGTAATTCTTCTTTACATAAAATAATACCTCCTTGAGGTCCTGGGAATGTTTTATGTGTACTTCCTGTTACAATGTCTGCACCTTCTTTTACAGGATCTTGGAACTGTTTTCCTGCAATTAATCCTAAAACGTGTGCTCCATCATAGATAACTCTTGCTCCAACTTCTTGAGCTACTTCGGATATTTCTTTAACAGGATGTGGGAATAAAAATAAACTTCCTCCAAGAACAATTGTTGTTGGTTGTTTATCTCTTATTTTTGCTTGAGCTTTATCAAG carries:
- the glyA gene encoding serine hydroxymethyltransferase; this encodes MSNLEQAQEIKNLTKQHHDWMKNSLNLIASENITSRAVREAMASDLSHRYAEGLPGERLYEGCIYIDEIEQRTIELSEKLFGADHANVQSTSGVVANLASFFAVSKPGDLLMSINVPEGGHISHANVSAAGVRGLKTSSLPMDTELMNVDLDKAQAKIRDKQPTTIVLGGSLFLFPHPVKEISEVAQEVGARVIYDGAHVLGLIAGKQFQDPVKEGADIVTGSTHKTFPGPQGGIILCKEELHKKIDNCVFPGLVSNHHLHHMAGLGIATAEMLEFGEAYAKQTIKNAKALAQSLYELGFNVLCEEQGFTESHQVAMDVSELGDVSEMAKTLQNNNIILNKNLLPWDDVNNSSNPSGIRMGSQELTHRGFKEDDMTQVAEFIKQVVMDGKDVTEDVTDFMQNFTKVHYSFDEGAEGYDYIEF
- a CDS encoding phage holin family protein, with the protein product MINTFKSNFIRIIKMIIFLFLEVLLFFILSRHFGFILPNFRTAFIIILGLSIINVILWPIVSYLSLPFIVITLGFGTFLIDGLFIWCIGFFTTGVNITGFSLFTIPFLIGIINALLTIVLDIDEDSTYYRYVLKRNSENSNNSNSTGFIFLEIDGLARDILDEAIERGDMPTLKGWLVDGSHKLTTWETDLSSQTGASQAGILHGNNDNIPAFRWIEKINNNHIVSSNGFNDAALIESRISNGEGLLSFNGASRCNLFSGDAKDTLLTFSSFGSIRSLGSRAWYSLYSTPFFIARLLLLFIWDIILEFISRLIHLFKNIKPCLNVRGLFYYVARAGANVVMREASTFSLIGDIYSAKYDVIYTTYMGYDEIAHHSGIRDYDAFYALRQIDKQFKHINHAIKDVSRNYEVIVLSDHGQSGGPTFKQKYGITLNNLVEKFLPENVTVHGILHSNDDHFVEKVSLKDYALQSEKVESIISRTMDFRSKASSKMYFDELKNKKELFTGNKPIIDRLNDLSDKYNLDIHLPKDVISIENAQTIVLASGNLGLIYFTDWATRLSYEQIEDAFPGLIKGIASHPGIGFVMVHSSIYGTICLSGDNIYYMDDDKYVGNQFLEVYGENIVNHLKRTDSFDYVPDILVNSIYDDINDEVYAFEELIGSHGGVGGTQQAPFIAYPSSWSLDESLIGAVSVHKFFKKEIFSKWDEEN